One genomic region from Manis pentadactyla isolate mManPen7 chromosome 12, mManPen7.hap1, whole genome shotgun sequence encodes:
- the FAM32A gene encoding protein FAM32A, with product MAAYEQVQKGPLKLKGVSELGVTKRKKKKDKDKAKLLEAMGTSKKNEEEKRRGLDKRTPAQAAFEKMQEKRQMERILKKASKTHKQRVEDFNRHLDTLTEHYDIPKVSWTK from the exons ATGGCGGCTTACGAGCAGGTCCAAAAGGGGCCTCTGAAGCTGAAAGGGGTCTCAGAGCTCGGCGTGACTAAGCG gaagaagaaaaaggacaaagaCAAGGCGAAGCTTCTGGAAGCGATGGGAACGAGCAAAAAGAACGAGGAGGAGAAGCGGCGCGGTCTGGACAAGCGGACCCCGGCCCAGGCGGCCTTCGAGAAGATGCAGGAGAAGCGG caAATGGAAAGGATCCTGAAGAAAGCATCCAAAACCCACAAGCAGAGAGTGGAG GACTTCAACAGACACCTGGATACACTCACCGAGCACTATGACATTCCCAAAGTCAGCTGGACCAAGTAG